Part of the Picrophilus oshimae DSM 9789 genome, CGCTTGGCCTTGCAGGCTTTGGATTAACAACGTTTTTATTAAGCTTTGTCAACGCAGGAATACTATCAGGAAGCGCCGTGAACGTTGTCATGCCACTGGCCTTTGCATACGGTGGCTTTGCACAGCTTTTAACAGGGGCCTTTGAGATGCGCCGTGGAAATACCTTTGGCTTCACGGCGTTTACAAGCTATGGCTCTTTCTGGTTCTTCTATGCATTTTTAGTAATATTTAATGATTTAAAGATAATAAGCATACCTGGAAAGGCCCTTGGAATAGCATTAATACTCTGGGGTCTTTTCACGCTTTACATGTGGTCTGGAACCTTCAGGCTAAACCTTGCACTGTTTTTAACCTTTCTGTTCCTGTGGCTTGCCTTTATTGTCCTGGGCTTTGGATCATACTATTCAATAATCGAATTAACAAGACTTGGCGGCATCTTTGGATTCCTGACGGCCTTCTTTGCCGTTTACACAAGCTTTGGAATAGTAAATAACTCATTAAAGCCAGGAACAATACCGCTTGGCCCGGCCATTCTAAAATAGTTTACCAATATTTTTTATTATAAACAGTGCATCGAGAATTGATCCTGGGCTTTCAAATATTATATGTTTTAATGGATTTTTATATGGATCAAAGAGATCGACATGCACCTCGTATCTATCAATGAACTCGACAGCATGTATTCCAAGATTTGAATTTTCAATGCTTAATCTATAATCTGCTATCTGGCCCTTTATCTCACCTATTGATCTTTTAAATGGCAGCTCATCCTGCGGTGACGGAAATGGCTTTTTTATTAATATGTTTCCATCAATCAATACAATAGCGCATATCTTATCCCACATAAAAATGGATTTATTTAATTATTATAAACTTTTAATTTAGAATGTTATAACATTGTATCCTTCTTCTATTCTCTTTACGGTCTCAACACCGCCCATGACATCCCTTAAATCAAAGATTAGTTCCTTTGTTAATCCAAGGCCTTTCAATGATACAGAGCAATAGCTAACATCTATTCCTGATGATATCATCTTCTTTATCTGCGCATCCATGGCATCAGAGTTTCCCGAATTCTTTAGTAATGATTCGACACCGCGTCCCAGGAACATAAAGGCAACATCGGCCTTTGCGTTGTTCCTTGCACCAAGTGCAAAGTTTATTGCCATGTTCGTTTTATTTATATCATCCTTGCCTGATGTTGATATGACGAATATTTTTGCCATGGTTATGTATTATATTTTTTTATATACATATTTCGATGTATGACATGAAATATTTTATAATTAATTATATATTAAAATAACAACCATGGACTCATTATTTTTAGGATCAAGAATAAATGTAAAAATAATTTATAATGTCAGACATTATGGAAAGATTTTAATATATAATAATGTTATATTGTTTATGACATGGAAATGCAACATATGCGGTACTGAAAATGAGGACGAGGACGAATTCTGTGTTGTCTGTGGAAGCACAAAGGTTGTTAAGGAAAATAATAACGATCAGATACTTAACCAGCCCGTAGACGAGAAGACCGAGGCTGATGCACCTGAGGAAATGCCAATGGATGAGGACATGCTGAACAACGCAGATGCACCCGAGACCGAGCCTGAGAAACTTGAAGGCAATGATAACGCAGAGCCACAGGCACAGGAAAATGCAAACAGGGAAAATGAGCCGGAGATAGAGAAGGAGCCTGATGAGCCTGAGATGGAGCACGTCGAGGTCAAAATGACCGGTGACCAGGTAACAGGAAAGCCATCGTTTATAATAGTTAACTCACCTGATGCAAGGTTCGTTAAGAGCAAGATACCATTGGAATTCGACGTTTTTCCTGAGATAACAATAGGCAGGAGCCCAGAGAATGTCATAGTTGTTCCGGATGCAGATGTTTCAAAGAAGCATGCTGTTATAAGAATGAACAACAATGTAATAGAGATCGAGGATTTAAACAGCACAAACGGAACCTTCCTTTATGACGGCAAATTTGTAAAACTTACCGGAAAAACGCCGTTAAAGAACAACGCATTAATAAGGTTTGGATACTCGACAATGTTTAAGCTGGTGTTTGATTAAACATGATAGGAATGCTTACAAAAGATGATGTGATTTCGGTAATACTCGAGGCCCGTGATATAATAAAATCCATGGAGAACGGACCATTCCTTGAGCCTGTTAATGCAGACAGGGTGTTATTCGTTGGAGACACACACTGCGCGGTTGATGTCACGGAGACTGTTTTCAGGAATTACAGTGACTTTGACAAGATCGTTTTTCTTGGAGACTACGTTGATCGTGGAAACACTGGCATAGAGAATCTAATAACAATACTATCAATGATGATAAACGATCCTGATAAAATAATAGTTCTTAGAGGAAACCATGAGAGCCCAATAACAAATGAGAACTATGGATTTTACAATGAAATAACAGAAAAATATGACAGGGAAACCTATTATTACGCCGCCGATCTTTTCTCGGTTATGCCGTATGCAACGGTTGTAAATGATTATTTTTGTGTGCATGGCGGCCTTGCCAGTGGTTTAAACTATATCGATGAGATAAAGGAGTTGCCATTATACGATGTTGTTCCTGACAATCAAACAGCCTTTGAATTAATGTGGAACGATCCCAGGGAGATGATCAATGGATTCATACCAAGCCCCAGGGGCGATAACATATTCTACTTCGGCGAGGATATTGTTGATGATTTTCTTAATAAAAACAATCTAAAGGGCATAATAAGAGGGCATGAAACGGCCGATGGCTTCAGGGACGACATGAACGGCAAGGTGAGAACTGTATTCTCCAGCAGGTACCACAGGCTCAGGGCCGGCGTTTTGCGAATGGAGAATGGTGAATTTTTTAAGGATTATATATGAGGTGAAAGATGAGCATATCAATGAGGTTGGAATACAGCCATGGTAAATCAACGACAAAGGATGTCATGACAGTGTTCAAGGTTGTTTTATACCCTGAGAAGACCGTTAAGGCCTCAGGCTTTCATTACATAATAGCAATAGACGTTAGCAACTCAATGAGGAAGGGCAAGCTTGACCTTGCAAAGGAGGGCGCCATGAACCTTATAGAGAAGATACCAAGGGATAACATCGTTTCATTGATAGCATTCGGCGATACCGCAAAGGTAATAGTCGAGGGCAAGGAGCCAACCTTTGCGCTGGAGGCCATACCCTCCCTGAAGGTTGCAGGAAACACTGCAATGTACA contains:
- a CDS encoding acetate uptake transporter yields the protein MDINNALKADPAPLGLAGFGLTTFLLSFVNAGILSGSAVNVVMPLAFAYGGFAQLLTGAFEMRRGNTFGFTAFTSYGSFWFFYAFLVIFNDLKIISIPGKALGIALILWGLFTLYMWSGTFRLNLALFLTFLFLWLAFIVLGFGSYYSIIELTRLGGIFGFLTAFFAVYTSFGIVNNSLKPGTIPLGPAILK
- a CDS encoding DsrE family protein, producing MAKIFVISTSGKDDINKTNMAINFALGARNNAKADVAFMFLGRGVESLLKNSGNSDAMDAQIKKMISSGIDVSYCSVSLKGLGLTKELIFDLRDVMGGVETVKRIEEGYNVITF
- a CDS encoding FHA domain-containing protein, coding for MTWKCNICGTENEDEDEFCVVCGSTKVVKENNNDQILNQPVDEKTEADAPEEMPMDEDMLNNADAPETEPEKLEGNDNAEPQAQENANRENEPEIEKEPDEPEMEHVEVKMTGDQVTGKPSFIIVNSPDARFVKSKIPLEFDVFPEITIGRSPENVIVVPDADVSKKHAVIRMNNNVIEIEDLNSTNGTFLYDGKFVKLTGKTPLKNNALIRFGYSTMFKLVFD
- a CDS encoding metallophosphoesterase, with the protein product MLTKDDVISVILEARDIIKSMENGPFLEPVNADRVLFVGDTHCAVDVTETVFRNYSDFDKIVFLGDYVDRGNTGIENLITILSMMINDPDKIIVLRGNHESPITNENYGFYNEITEKYDRETYYYAADLFSVMPYATVVNDYFCVHGGLASGLNYIDEIKELPLYDVVPDNQTAFELMWNDPREMINGFIPSPRGDNIFYFGEDIVDDFLNKNNLKGIIRGHETADGFRDDMNGKVRTVFSSRYHRLRAGVLRMENGEFFKDYI